One genomic segment of Rubripirellula tenax includes these proteins:
- a CDS encoding glycine--tRNA ligase: MEKIVSLCKRRGFLFQSSEIYGGIQGFWDYGPLGVELKRNVKEAWWQDMIAGHNELVAPESAPGTFEMVGLDCTIIMHPQVWKCSGHFDLFHDHMVDCRESKKRYRFDQVRGRWVEYQDKKVFVATMAEQEQELDEVRRRGMKFFKLRNKDADKLTVNDQSLTIDKLDGTTQVLAPDAKELDTLTAPREYNLMFKTTVGALGGEDDFTFLRPETAQGIFVNFKNVLDSSRVSIPFGIGQIGKSFRNEITPRNFTFRSREFEQMEIEFFCAPDQSHDWYRYWRDRRLAWYKSLGLSDEALIMREHHQDELAHYSVGTADIEYAFPFLPEGEYGELEGIAHRGDFDLRSHMEGKLDPKTSPMTVELGEDGKPKHRGSGKDLTYRDEATNEKFVPHVIEPSAGADRGVLAFLCEAYTEDEAPDENGKMQTRVVMKLHPRLAPIKAAIFPLVKKDGMPEVAQEIYGTLKKHFNVFYDEKGAVGRRYRRQDEAGTPFCITVDTETMTDRTVTIRDRDSLKQWRVNIDDLTAELTRRINV; the protein is encoded by the coding sequence ATGGAAAAAATTGTGTCGCTATGTAAGCGACGTGGCTTCTTGTTTCAGTCCAGCGAGATTTACGGCGGAATCCAAGGCTTTTGGGATTACGGTCCGCTAGGCGTCGAGCTGAAGCGAAATGTCAAAGAAGCGTGGTGGCAGGACATGATCGCCGGCCACAACGAACTGGTCGCTCCTGAGAGTGCGCCGGGCACGTTCGAGATGGTCGGTCTGGACTGCACCATCATCATGCACCCCCAAGTCTGGAAGTGCAGCGGCCACTTCGACCTTTTTCATGACCATATGGTCGATTGTCGCGAGTCGAAAAAACGGTACAGGTTCGATCAAGTTCGTGGTCGTTGGGTCGAGTACCAGGACAAAAAAGTTTTCGTTGCGACCATGGCGGAGCAGGAACAAGAACTGGACGAGGTCCGTCGCCGCGGCATGAAGTTCTTCAAGTTGCGGAACAAAGATGCCGACAAGTTGACCGTTAACGACCAGTCGTTGACCATCGACAAGCTTGACGGCACAACACAAGTGCTTGCACCAGATGCGAAAGAGTTGGACACGTTGACCGCACCGCGCGAGTACAACTTGATGTTCAAAACGACGGTAGGTGCGCTGGGAGGCGAAGACGACTTCACGTTCCTGCGTCCCGAGACCGCCCAAGGAATCTTCGTCAACTTCAAGAACGTCCTCGATAGCAGCCGTGTGTCGATCCCGTTCGGTATCGGCCAGATCGGCAAGAGTTTTCGCAACGAGATCACGCCGCGGAATTTCACGTTCCGATCGCGTGAGTTCGAGCAAATGGAAATCGAGTTCTTCTGTGCTCCCGACCAATCGCATGATTGGTACCGGTATTGGCGTGATCGCCGGCTGGCTTGGTACAAATCGTTGGGCCTGTCGGACGAAGCATTGATCATGCGAGAGCACCATCAAGACGAACTTGCTCACTACAGCGTCGGAACGGCCGACATCGAGTACGCGTTCCCGTTCCTGCCTGAGGGTGAATACGGCGAATTGGAGGGCATCGCCCACCGAGGTGACTTCGATCTACGCAGTCACATGGAAGGGAAGCTTGATCCGAAGACATCTCCGATGACCGTCGAGCTTGGTGAAGATGGTAAACCCAAGCATCGCGGTAGCGGCAAGGACTTGACCTATCGCGATGAGGCCACCAACGAAAAATTCGTGCCGCACGTGATCGAGCCTTCGGCAGGTGCCGACCGTGGTGTGTTGGCTTTCCTTTGTGAAGCCTATACCGAAGACGAAGCACCCGACGAAAACGGAAAGATGCAGACACGCGTGGTGATGAAGTTGCACCCACGATTGGCGCCGATCAAAGCGGCCATTTTTCCGTTGGTCAAGAAGGACGGTATGCCCGAAGTTGCCCAAGAGATTTACGGCACGCTGAAGAAGCACTTCAATGTCTTCTATGACGAAAAGGGGGCTGTGGGGCGTCGATATCGACGCCAGGACGAAGCCGGCACTCCGTTCTGTATCACGGTCGACACGGAAACAATGACGGACCGAACCGTCACCATTCGCGATCGTGATTCGCTGAAACAATGGCGAGTGAACATCGACGATTTGACTGCCGAACTGACGCGTCGAATCAACGTCTAG